One part of the Bacillus sp. FJAT-27916 genome encodes these proteins:
- a CDS encoding YodL domain-containing protein → MLKSKRLSWSALRKKDYEIALFQTEHPRDRKGYRMVYRGIINAESHFDVVTKVFKMFNIKDLIPKNYQGRTVMSGDIIMIVDHYEKKRYYRLQSGGWTEVNRLHVC, encoded by the coding sequence ATGTTGAAATCAAAGAGATTGAGCTGGTCAGCCTTGAGGAAAAAAGATTATGAAATAGCCTTGTTCCAAACGGAGCATCCAAGGGATAGAAAGGGCTATCGAATGGTTTACCGAGGAATCATCAATGCGGAAAGCCATTTTGATGTAGTAACAAAGGTATTTAAAATGTTTAATATAAAAGATCTCATCCCTAAAAACTATCAGGGAAGAACGGTCATGAGCGGAGATATTATCATGATTGTAGACCATTATGAAAAGAAACGGTATTACAGGCTTCAATCTGGCGGATGGACTGAGGTTAACCGCTTGCATGTGTGTTGA
- a CDS encoding ATP-binding protein → MPGRLQTRLLYYSLIISIIPIVCIGFTFFLNQKHLLENQAKATLKTASYHAADTTNMFIEERMNDLKYLSQNSGITNNNKSESLKLLDEYVKLKPVYSGYTYVTSAGEIWRETYPLEIGEALLESESFVRSMNGQPFLSKVYTVEGEKPFFWISTPVYTEDNEIAGIFAPSFNIYYLWETVAAKLELEREKLPYTAFMINKDGWIVTHKDEKEIMNRNFIEENDLSPELIHQAALKRKLLESNDGKSFYTVNPIRTKALAEEDWYIVTTTEKKAVYAPLRGLLSRYLLISIPILGAIIAAAYYMTKIIIKPVEDMVGRVEKYSRGEKFSRTESAYHEINVLNRSFQSMVEAIEQREKELIRTEKLKYVGQLAAGVAHEIRNPITTIRGFFQLLKDHPYDEKVFRNYIDIIIEELNRMNGIVGELLNLSKPYQLIVKEHNVNELMDEIILLQKGELYRKNIKILRENECDKLICTDRNRLFQVIINVIQNSKDAFQKEGSIRISFESTDDTVRIIIADDGPGMPKGVLSKIGTPFYTTKEHGTGLGIATSMKIMEELEGSFEVTSRIGKGTRIVLTVPAKK, encoded by the coding sequence ATGCCAGGACGATTACAAACACGACTGCTGTACTATTCGCTCATTATCTCTATTATTCCAATCGTGTGTATTGGGTTTACCTTCTTCCTTAATCAAAAGCATCTGCTGGAAAATCAGGCGAAGGCGACTTTAAAGACTGCCTCCTACCATGCGGCAGATACAACCAATATGTTTATCGAAGAGCGGATGAATGACTTGAAATATTTAAGTCAAAACTCCGGCATTACGAATAATAATAAATCGGAATCATTGAAACTACTTGATGAATACGTAAAGCTAAAGCCGGTTTATTCCGGTTATACATATGTTACCAGCGCGGGTGAGATTTGGCGGGAAACGTACCCCTTAGAGATTGGAGAGGCGCTCCTTGAAAGTGAATCCTTTGTACGTTCGATGAATGGTCAGCCTTTCTTGTCAAAGGTTTATACAGTGGAGGGAGAGAAACCTTTCTTTTGGATCAGTACCCCAGTGTATACGGAGGATAATGAGATAGCTGGAATATTTGCTCCATCCTTTAATATTTACTATTTATGGGAGACTGTAGCTGCTAAACTTGAATTAGAGCGGGAGAAGCTCCCTTATACTGCCTTCATGATCAATAAGGACGGCTGGATTGTCACGCATAAAGATGAGAAAGAGATTATGAATCGCAATTTCATCGAGGAGAATGATTTGTCGCCTGAGCTTATCCATCAGGCTGCCTTAAAGAGGAAACTGCTGGAATCAAATGATGGAAAGAGTTTTTATACGGTTAATCCTATTCGAACAAAGGCACTAGCTGAAGAAGATTGGTATATCGTGACGACAACGGAAAAGAAAGCAGTCTATGCTCCATTAAGAGGGCTGCTCAGTCGATACCTGCTGATCAGTATCCCTATACTTGGTGCCATTATTGCTGCTGCATACTATATGACGAAGATTATTATAAAGCCGGTCGAGGACATGGTTGGACGTGTAGAGAAGTATTCAAGGGGTGAGAAGTTCTCTCGCACAGAAAGCGCCTATCATGAGATTAATGTCTTGAATCGCAGCTTTCAGTCAATGGTGGAAGCAATCGAACAGAGGGAAAAGGAGCTTATTCGCACAGAAAAGCTGAAATATGTCGGCCAGCTAGCCGCTGGAGTAGCTCATGAAATCCGAAATCCTATCACGACGATACGCGGCTTCTTCCAGCTGTTGAAGGACCATCCATATGATGAAAAAGTATTTAGAAATTATATTGATATTATTATAGAAGAGTTAAACCGCATGAATGGCATCGTGGGAGAGCTGCTGAATTTATCTAAGCCCTACCAATTGATTGTGAAGGAACATAATGTAAATGAGCTCATGGACGAAATTATTCTTCTGCAAAAAGGAGAACTTTACAGGAAGAATATTAAGATTCTGCGAGAGAATGAATGTGATAAATTGATCTGCACGGATCGAAATAGATTATTCCAGGTCATTATTAATGTGATTCAGAACTCGAAGGATGCCTTTCAAAAGGAAGGCAGCATCCGTATTTCCTTTGAAAGCACGGATGATACAGTGAGGATTATTATCGCTGATGATGGTCCTGGCATGCCAAAGGGTGTTTTAAGCAAGATTGGCACACCCTTTTATACAACGAAAGAGCATGGAACAGGGCTTGGTATTGCAACAAGCATGAAGATAATGGAAGAGCTTGAAGGCTCATTTGAAGTAACGAGCAGGATAGGAAAAGGAACGAGAATTGTACTGACCGTTCCGGCAAAGAAATAA
- the deoD gene encoding purine-nucleoside phosphorylase → MSVHIGAKENEIAETVLLPGDPLRAKYIAETFLENPVCYNEVRNMFGYTGTYKGKRVSVQGTGMGVPSISIYVNELMSSYNVQKLIRVGTCGAIQKDVKVRDVILAMTSSTDSNMNKLLFDGIDYAPTANFDLLKKAYDTGIQKGLNLKVGNVFTADQFYNDKANHELWAQYGILAIEMETTALYTLAAKYGRQALSILTVSDHILTGEETTAEERQTTFNDMIEVALDAAIEV, encoded by the coding sequence ATGAGTGTACATATCGGAGCGAAAGAAAATGAAATCGCAGAAACAGTACTACTTCCAGGAGATCCGCTGAGAGCAAAATATATTGCTGAAACCTTTTTAGAGAATCCTGTTTGCTATAATGAAGTGAGAAATATGTTTGGTTACACAGGTACGTATAAAGGTAAACGTGTTTCCGTCCAAGGGACTGGAATGGGCGTGCCATCCATTTCTATATACGTCAATGAACTTATGTCCAGTTATAATGTTCAGAAGTTAATCCGTGTCGGTACTTGCGGAGCCATTCAAAAAGATGTAAAGGTCAGAGACGTCATTCTTGCCATGACATCCTCAACCGATTCAAACATGAATAAACTCTTGTTTGACGGCATCGACTATGCGCCGACTGCCAATTTCGATTTGCTGAAGAAAGCATATGATACTGGTATTCAAAAAGGCCTCAATCTAAAAGTGGGAAATGTCTTTACGGCAGACCAATTCTACAATGATAAAGCCAATCATGAGCTATGGGCACAATATGGTATCTTGGCTATCGAAATGGAAACAACAGCTCTCTATACATTGGCTGCAAAATACGGCAGACAGGCGTTGTCCATCCTTACGGTCAGCGATCACATCCTGACAGGGGAAGAGACGACAGCAGAAGAACGACAAACGACTTTCAACGATATGATAGAAGTAGCTTTAGACGCTGCTATTGAAGTATAA